The following coding sequences are from one uncultured Desulfobacter sp. window:
- a CDS encoding TonB-dependent receptor, with amino-acid sequence MKYKVLYLIVAAVFFLPAWVPGYAGENTQKATLENITVTANKTEENAQKIPMSITALDEFDIQDRSITQTSDLFDRVPNMYLTRTGPLGATDNIASVRGITSFMTGGSVYGFFVDDVFYPSADINLMDVARIEVLRGPQGTLYGKNTEAGVINVITKEPENAWAGNIGLSYSNYNTFDTTLAGGGALVKDKLFVRLAGKFNSSDGYFTNTVDNDDSVNEGKTYDGRISLFYHPSDRLTADLKVNLQKYNTNYAEFTSYDKVMDGNFDISVNDPGDVDKDFKNLSLKIAYDMDDIRLTSITGVLSSDRKNRNDVDFTPSDDYRLNTKTDRQAYTQEFRLNSTNSSQLKWTVGAYLFNTTDDNGIIYDVPAYGVSSEQYGDMDSKGAAVYGQADYTMGDLIATAGLRYEYERKKYDYLWKNGDLIGYAPCAGSSEKNFEAFLPKFALTYELTENFRPYASVAKGFKSGGFNLSSDPGTAYDSEYTWNYELGFKSELAHNRIQLNAALFYINWEDLQVEQPSYPDYVIDNAAEATSKGVEVELRVRPVPGIDLYGSFGYVDATFDEYTNGTTDYSGKNIPNSPSHTYSIGSTCRFLDHWMVNAELNGAGTIYYTADNNKSQGSYQVVNVKAGYETDRFDLYLWARNLFDEAYATRAFQMGSDWWARNGDPLTVGLTFRYRF; translated from the coding sequence ATGAAATATAAAGTGCTTTACTTAATTGTGGCGGCAGTATTTTTTCTACCGGCATGGGTCCCGGGATATGCCGGGGAAAATACACAAAAGGCAACCCTTGAAAACATCACGGTGACGGCCAATAAAACCGAAGAAAATGCCCAGAAGATTCCCATGAGTATCACGGCACTGGATGAATTTGATATTCAGGACCGGTCCATCACCCAAACCTCGGACCTTTTCGACCGGGTGCCCAATATGTATCTGACCCGGACCGGACCCTTAGGGGCTACGGACAACATCGCCTCGGTCAGGGGAATCACCTCGTTTATGACCGGGGGTTCAGTGTACGGATTTTTTGTGGATGATGTGTTTTACCCGTCAGCAGATATCAATTTGATGGATGTGGCTCGAATTGAGGTGCTCCGGGGACCCCAGGGGACACTTTACGGAAAAAATACCGAAGCCGGGGTAATCAATGTGATCACCAAAGAACCTGAAAATGCCTGGGCCGGGAATATCGGTTTATCCTACAGCAACTACAATACCTTTGATACCACCCTGGCCGGCGGCGGGGCACTTGTAAAAGACAAGCTGTTTGTTCGCCTGGCAGGAAAATTCAACTCGTCTGACGGTTATTTTACCAACACAGTGGATAATGATGACAGCGTGAATGAAGGCAAAACTTATGACGGCAGGATATCACTTTTTTATCACCCCTCGGACAGGCTGACCGCAGATCTGAAAGTCAATCTTCAAAAATACAATACCAACTACGCTGAATTCACATCCTATGACAAGGTGATGGACGGCAATTTTGATATCAGCGTCAACGACCCCGGCGATGTGGACAAGGATTTTAAAAATCTATCCCTTAAAATCGCCTATGACATGGATGATATCCGCCTGACATCCATCACCGGCGTACTGAGCAGTGACCGGAAGAACAGAAACGACGTTGATTTCACACCCAGCGATGACTATCGCCTGAACACCAAAACCGACAGGCAGGCATATACCCAGGAGTTTCGTTTAAATTCAACGAACAGCAGTCAATTAAAATGGACTGTGGGCGCATACCTTTTCAACACCACAGATGACAACGGTATCATTTATGATGTACCGGCCTATGGCGTATCGTCGGAACAGTACGGTGACATGGACAGCAAGGGGGCAGCCGTGTACGGGCAGGCCGATTACACCATGGGAGACCTGATTGCCACCGCAGGCCTGCGATATGAATACGAGCGTAAAAAGTATGATTACCTGTGGAAAAACGGTGATCTCATCGGTTACGCCCCCTGTGCCGGATCATCCGAAAAAAATTTTGAGGCGTTTTTGCCCAAATTTGCCCTGACCTACGAGTTGACAGAAAATTTTCGGCCCTACGCCAGTGTGGCCAAAGGCTTTAAAAGTGGTGGATTCAATTTGAGTTCAGATCCCGGCACTGCCTATGATTCGGAATATACCTGGAATTATGAACTGGGGTTTAAAAGTGAGTTGGCCCATAACCGGATCCAGTTGAATGCAGCCCTTTTTTATATCAACTGGGAAGATCTGCAGGTGGAGCAACCCTCTTATCCGGACTATGTCATTGACAATGCTGCCGAAGCCACCAGCAAAGGGGTTGAGGTTGAACTCAGGGTCCGGCCGGTACCGGGCATAGACCTGTACGGCAGCTTTGGCTATGTGGATGCCACCTTTGATGAATATACCAACGGTACCACCGATTACTCAGGAAAAAATATCCCCAACTCCCCATCCCACACATACAGCATTGGCAGCACCTGTCGTTTCCTGGATCACTGGATGGTCAACGCTGAACTTAACGGTGCCGGCACCATCTATTATACGGCGGACAATAATAAATCCCAGGGAAGTTACCAGGTCGTTAATGTAAAAGCCGGATATGAGACCGACAGGTTTGATCTCTACCTGTGGGCCAGAAATCTGTTTGATGAAGCCTATGCGACCCGGGCTTTTCAAATGGGCAGTGACTGGTGGGCCAGAAACGGTGATCCCCTTACCGTGGGCCTGACCTTCCGGTACAGGTTCTAG
- a CDS encoding AraC family transcriptional regulator, whose product MVKNRVVQPGNTGSAWSFLRAFEQFCSGGFKHLILPSGIELVFVDMPTGKSAGQHFDIGAAPVEFSFYLSGYGHGDMTFCAGQTERINVSPGSAMISFNPGCRCRTCLKSVQHFRALNIYIDPEALALALQADIGQVPACLFRVLNHQDQTPFNLACDISPATRMILDQIYNCHYQGAFYNIYLESKSMELILRLLWEIAEYRGPKISDRVIPDHDKACISRARDILIKAVDTPPSLKALAQKAGINDTKLKRGFRQMFGTTVFGYLRRYRMEQAEKILSRGTMNVDETAYTLGFHDTAHFIRQFRQYYGTTPGTYLKQIRGPGVGQALHPP is encoded by the coding sequence ATGGTAAAAAACAGAGTTGTCCAACCGGGAAACACCGGCAGTGCCTGGAGCTTTTTAAGGGCGTTTGAGCAGTTTTGCTCCGGCGGGTTTAAACACCTGATTCTGCCCTCGGGTATTGAGCTTGTGTTCGTAGATATGCCAACGGGGAAATCTGCCGGGCAGCATTTTGATATCGGTGCCGCACCTGTGGAGTTTTCCTTTTACCTGTCAGGATACGGCCACGGGGATATGACCTTTTGTGCAGGCCAAACAGAACGAATTAATGTCAGCCCGGGCTCGGCCATGATCTCTTTTAATCCCGGGTGCCGCTGCCGGACCTGTTTGAAATCTGTGCAACATTTCAGGGCCCTGAACATTTACATAGATCCGGAGGCCCTGGCCCTTGCTCTCCAGGCAGATATCGGCCAGGTTCCCGCCTGCCTCTTTAGGGTGCTTAACCATCAGGACCAGACCCCATTTAACCTGGCCTGTGATATCAGCCCGGCCACCCGGATGATTCTGGATCAGATCTACAACTGCCATTACCAGGGCGCGTTTTACAATATCTATCTTGAATCCAAAAGCATGGAGCTGATCCTGCGTCTGCTGTGGGAAATCGCCGAATACCGTGGGCCGAAAATATCAGATCGCGTTATCCCGGACCATGATAAAGCGTGCATATCCCGGGCCAGGGATATCCTGATCAAGGCGGTTGACACACCGCCCTCTTTAAAGGCCCTGGCCCAGAAAGCCGGTATCAACGACACAAAACTCAAGCGGGGGTTCCGCCAGATGTTCGGTACCACCGTGTTCGGCTACCTGCGCAGATACCGCATGGAACAGGCCGAAAAGATTTTATCCCGGGGTACCATGAACGTGGATGAAACAGCATACACCTTGGGCTTCCACGATACCGCCCATTTCATTCGCCAGTTCCGGCAGTATTACGGCACCACCCCGGGAACCTATCTTAAACAGATTCGTGGTCCCGGGGTGGGGCAAGCATTGCATCCGCCCTAG
- a CDS encoding TonB-dependent receptor: protein MNSTIVRVSFCATIVLLLLFAIPVMAGQTSITIKPGTLQDVLYAYSKATGTKTVYLNELIEGKNSPGARNASPGDALQQILNGTGLTFQMADNSTAVLKKKKTMEKQPIAKQHKNKTKKSELQHAHMEMETVTVTANKMEEDLQEVPQSITVIDNEILKEKGIVDIPAVINEIPNMNSTTSNTVNFRGLNHSTFTSNNPVVIYIDGVAYSNSDGFDASLVNAERIEVLRGPQGTLYGKDAIGAVIKVVTKEPENQWHGNIGTEYGSYNDIEGSFNVNGPLIQDKLYLGLNSRYQQDDGWITNDYTGDDDATRISLHNLGGFLLYTPNDRFTAKVVLSDDYSEEYGVNGYAAAGGVDASEFNRDDAEHISYDEETYSETESMAQSLHLKYGFDSVTLSSTTTHRDVESEGFGDRDCMADNSWDGLIWFSEKGTDTWTEELRLSSNNTEGVRWVAGAYFDTEDVDKGPYGIQSYRNGSKYEMNFESVTESETLAVFGQTMIPLGERFELTLGARYQRIDKEMDLDYYYDQVGVSSDPIYSLQADETWDVFLPKAALSYRLNDSWTTYASVAQGYMPGGFNYSAYTGSVKDNTFDPQRSTNYEIGVKGEFNRVRFAAAIFYMDIEDIHIFKYDSQSTLYVTDNAGGAHSLGAELELAYFLTDSIELTAALGIIDAEYDDYNTGTLVYDGESIENTPSHTARIGAAYFHPNGFYARGDILSVGKVPYYDTAQSEFRQRDSYITADVKIGYRFKGYDIYAYCNNLTDEEYMTNFNSNFVKSIAYYGDPRTFGIGVRYSF, encoded by the coding sequence ATGAACAGTACAATCGTCAGGGTAAGTTTTTGCGCTACTATTGTTTTATTGCTTTTATTTGCCATACCGGTCATGGCCGGCCAGACATCCATTACCATCAAACCCGGCACTTTGCAGGACGTATTGTATGCGTATTCCAAAGCCACCGGTACAAAAACCGTCTATTTAAACGAGCTGATAGAAGGCAAAAACAGCCCCGGTGCCCGAAACGCATCCCCCGGTGATGCCCTGCAACAAATCCTTAATGGAACTGGTTTAACCTTCCAAATGGCAGATAACAGCACCGCTGTTTTAAAGAAAAAGAAAACCATGGAAAAACAGCCCATCGCAAAACAGCATAAAAATAAAACGAAAAAATCTGAACTCCAGCATGCCCATATGGAAATGGAAACTGTCACTGTAACCGCCAATAAAATGGAAGAGGACCTTCAGGAAGTTCCGCAGAGTATCACGGTTATCGACAATGAGATTCTCAAGGAAAAGGGGATCGTTGATATCCCCGCAGTCATCAACGAGATCCCAAATATGAATTCTACAACTAGCAATACCGTGAACTTTAGGGGCCTGAACCATTCAACTTTTACCAGCAACAACCCTGTGGTCATTTATATCGACGGGGTTGCCTACAGCAATTCGGACGGTTTTGACGCTTCGCTGGTTAATGCCGAGCGGATAGAGGTTCTGCGTGGCCCCCAGGGCACACTGTACGGCAAGGATGCCATCGGTGCGGTTATTAAGGTCGTGACCAAGGAACCGGAAAACCAATGGCATGGAAATATCGGCACCGAATACGGCAGCTACAATGATATAGAGGGCTCTTTTAATGTCAACGGTCCTCTCATTCAGGATAAGCTCTATCTCGGGTTGAACAGCCGCTATCAGCAGGATGACGGCTGGATCACAAACGACTACACCGGTGACGATGACGCCACTAGGATCAGCCTACATAACCTTGGTGGCTTTCTGCTGTATACGCCGAACGACAGGTTCACCGCAAAGGTCGTTCTATCAGACGATTACTCCGAGGAGTATGGGGTTAATGGTTACGCCGCAGCCGGTGGGGTCGACGCCAGCGAGTTCAACCGGGATGATGCAGAGCACATCTCCTACGATGAAGAGACATATTCAGAGACCGAAAGTATGGCCCAGAGCCTTCATCTGAAGTACGGGTTCGATTCGGTGACCTTGAGTTCGACGACCACCCACAGAGATGTTGAATCTGAAGGTTTCGGCGATCGGGATTGCATGGCAGATAATTCTTGGGACGGGCTTATCTGGTTTAGTGAGAAAGGCACTGATACCTGGACCGAGGAGCTGAGATTATCGAGCAATAACACGGAGGGCGTGCGTTGGGTTGCCGGCGCATATTTCGATACCGAGGATGTGGACAAGGGCCCCTACGGGATACAGTCTTATCGCAACGGATCTAAATATGAAATGAATTTCGAATCTGTAACTGAAAGTGAGACCCTGGCTGTGTTCGGGCAGACAATGATTCCCCTTGGCGAGAGATTTGAGTTGACTCTCGGGGCACGCTATCAGCGGATCGACAAAGAGATGGATCTGGATTATTACTATGACCAGGTTGGCGTCAGCAGCGATCCCATCTACTCCCTCCAGGCGGATGAAACCTGGGACGTCTTTTTGCCAAAGGCTGCGCTTTCATACCGGTTGAACGACAGCTGGACCACTTACGCTTCAGTGGCGCAAGGTTATATGCCCGGTGGTTTTAACTATTCTGCCTACACTGGTTCGGTAAAAGATAACACCTTTGATCCCCAGCGGTCGACCAACTACGAAATCGGTGTTAAGGGGGAGTTTAACCGCGTACGTTTTGCCGCCGCCATCTTTTACATGGATATCGAAGATATCCATATTTTCAAATATGACAGCCAAAGCACTTTGTACGTGACCGATAACGCCGGCGGCGCTCACTCCCTGGGGGCGGAGCTGGAACTGGCCTATTTCCTGACCGATTCCATCGAATTGACCGCAGCGCTCGGCATCATTGATGCAGAATACGACGATTACAATACCGGCACTCTTGTTTACGATGGTGAATCAATCGAGAACACTCCGTCGCATACGGCGCGGATTGGTGCCGCTTACTTCCATCCCAACGGGTTTTATGCTCGTGGGGATATTTTGAGTGTCGGCAAGGTTCCCTACTATGATACTGCCCAGTCGGAGTTCCGCCAGAGGGATAGCTACATCACTGCTGATGTCAAGATCGGTTATCGCTTCAAGGGATATGATATTTACGCCTATTGTAACAACCTGACCGATGAAGAATATATGACTAATTTTAATTCGAACTTTGTTAAGTCGATTGCGTATTACGGCGATCCACGCACCTTCGGTATCGGGGTCCGTTATAGCTTCTGA
- a CDS encoding TonB-dependent receptor produces the protein MNSTTVRVNFFATFVLLLLFAIPVMAEQASITIKPGTLEDALDAYSKATGTKTVYLNELIEGKNSPGAQTASPGDALQQILQGTGLTFQMADNSTAVLKKKKSMEKQPIAKQQRRKTGESELQHAHMEMEIVTVSANKMEEDLQNVPQSITVIDDEVLKEKGIVDIPDVINEIPNMTFSSGIDDNVNFRGLNKSLFTNNNPVVIYIDGVAYSSSYGFDASLVNVERIEVLRGPQGTLYGKDAIGAVIKIVTKEPENEWHGNIGTEYGSYNDIQGSFNVNGSLIQDKLYLGLNGRYHQDDGWITNDYTDDDQANKSNNHNLGAFLLYKPTDRLSAKFTLSNDYSEHNGYTGYALPGGTSAGEFDRDDAEHVSFDEETVYETESLAQSLHLKYEFDSLTFSSTTTHRDLCFDGVWDKDYMADTAMDGLFSFGYTDTETWTEELRLSSNNTEGVRWVAGAYFDSEDMETRPTGIQVKRFGSVYEMKWESETESKTLAMFGQIMIPLGNNFELTLGARYQQIDKKMDLDAYYNLVGIRIDPYYSLHADETWTSFLPKAALSYQLNDNWTTYASMAQGYMPGGFTTLAASGSQEDNTFDPQQSTNYEIGIKGKLNRARFTAAVFYMDIEDTQYSKYVNDTWVTDNAGSSHSLGAELELTYFLTDSIELTAALGIIEAEYDDYDDGTVVWDGESIQNTPSYSARVGAAYYHPNGFYARGDVRGQGEVPYYDSVNEEFREINDYITADVKVGYRFKGIDIYAYCNNLTDEEYMTYFVSGSAKSLATYGDPRTFGIGVRYSF, from the coding sequence ATGAACAGTACCACCGTCAGGGTAAATTTTTTTGCCACCTTTGTTTTATTGCTTTTATTTGCCATACCCGTCATGGCTGAACAGGCATCCATTACGATCAAACCCGGCACCTTGGAAGACGCATTGGATGCGTATTCCAAAGCCACCGGTACAAAAACCGTCTATTTAAACGAGCTGATAGAAGGCAAAAACAGCCCCGGTGCCCAAACCGCATCCCCCGGTGATGCCCTGCAACAAATTTTACAGGGAACCGGTTTAACTTTCCAAATGGCAGATAACAGCACCGCTGTTTTAAAGAAAAAGAAATCCATGGAAAAACAGCCCATCGCAAAACAGCAGAGACGCAAAACAGGAGAGTCTGAACTCCAGCACGCCCACATGGAAATGGAAATTGTCACTGTAAGCGCCAATAAAATGGAAGAGGATCTTCAGAACGTTCCGCAGAGTATCACGGTCATCGACGATGAGGTCCTCAAAGAGAAGGGGATCGTGGATATCCCTGATGTCATCAATGAGATCCCTAATATGACTTTTTCGTCCGGTATTGACGATAACGTAAACTTCAGGGGTTTGAATAAATCATTATTTACCAACAATAATCCGGTGGTCATTTATATCGACGGGGTAGCCTACAGCAGTTCGTACGGTTTTGACGCTTCGCTGGTCAATGTCGAGCGGATTGAAGTCCTGCGCGGCCCCCAGGGCACGCTTTACGGCAAGGACGCCATCGGCGCGGTTATCAAGATCGTGACCAAGGAACCGGAAAATGAATGGCATGGAAATATCGGCACCGAATACGGCAGCTATAATGACATACAGGGCTCTTTCAATGTCAACGGCTCTCTCATTCAGGATAAACTCTATCTCGGGTTGAACGGCCGCTATCATCAGGATGACGGCTGGATCACAAACGATTACACGGATGACGACCAAGCCAACAAGAGTAACAACCACAACCTCGGTGCGTTTCTGCTGTATAAACCCACCGACAGGTTATCCGCAAAGTTCACGCTATCGAACGACTACTCCGAACATAACGGGTACACGGGTTACGCCTTGCCCGGTGGAACCTCTGCCGGCGAGTTCGACCGGGATGATGCCGAGCATGTCTCCTTTGATGAAGAGACTGTTTATGAGACCGAAAGTCTGGCGCAGAGCCTTCATCTGAAGTACGAGTTCGATTCGTTGACTTTCAGTTCGACAACGACTCACAGAGACCTATGCTTTGATGGTGTTTGGGATAAAGATTATATGGCAGATACCGCTATGGACGGGCTTTTTTCCTTTGGATATACAGACACTGAAACCTGGACTGAGGAGCTGAGGTTATCGAGCAATAACACGGAAGGTGTACGTTGGGTTGCCGGCGCATATTTTGACTCCGAGGATATGGAAACTAGGCCCACTGGGATACAGGTTAAACGTTTCGGATCTGTTTACGAAATGAAATGGGAATCCGAAACCGAAAGTAAGACCCTGGCTATGTTCGGGCAGATAATGATTCCCCTTGGCAACAACTTTGAGTTGACTCTCGGGGCACGTTATCAGCAGATCGACAAAAAGATGGATTTGGATGCATACTATAACTTGGTTGGGATCCGCATTGATCCTTACTACTCCCTCCACGCGGATGAAACCTGGACCAGTTTTTTGCCCAAAGCAGCGCTCTCATATCAGTTGAACGACAACTGGACCACCTACGCTTCAATGGCGCAAGGCTATATGCCCGGCGGTTTTACAACGCTGGCCGCCTCTGGTTCGCAGGAAGACAACACCTTTGATCCGCAGCAATCGACCAACTACGAAATCGGCATCAAAGGAAAACTTAACCGCGCGCGTTTTACAGCCGCTGTCTTCTACATGGATATCGAAGATACCCAGTACAGCAAATACGTAAATGATACGTGGGTGACTGATAACGCCGGCAGCTCTCATTCCCTGGGTGCGGAACTGGAGTTGACCTATTTCCTGACCGATTCCATCGAATTGACAGCAGCGCTCGGCATTATTGAGGCGGAATACGACGACTACGATGACGGTACTGTTGTTTGGGACGGTGAATCAATCCAGAATACTCCGTCGTATTCGGCGCGGGTCGGTGCAGCTTACTACCACCCCAACGGATTTTATGCTCGTGGGGATGTCAGGGGCCAGGGCGAAGTTCCCTACTATGATAGTGTCAACGAAGAGTTCCGCGAGATAAATGATTATATCACCGCTGATGTCAAGGTCGGTTATCGCTTCAAGGGGATTGATATCTACGCCTACTGCAACAACCTGACCGATGAAGAATATATGACCTATTTCGTTTCAGGTAGTGCTAAGTCGCTTGCGACATACGGAGATCCGCGCACCTTCGGTATCGGGGTTCGTTATAGCTTCTGA
- a CDS encoding FecR domain-containing protein produces the protein MKWKGKQVLAWQHHPVVFKNTPLSSVLQELVLYHKVNIKLALEDFGKKRVTGTFDMQNLKQTLRIIVTAASLKMEKDTNGTITLSGEPVVKSRL, from the coding sequence GTGAAGTGGAAAGGAAAACAGGTTTTAGCCTGGCAGCACCATCCGGTTGTGTTTAAAAACACCCCGCTCAGCAGTGTACTCCAGGAACTGGTGCTTTACCACAAGGTCAATATAAAACTGGCACTTGAAGATTTTGGAAAAAAAAGAGTAACAGGCACCTTTGATATGCAGAATCTGAAGCAGACGCTCAGAATTATCGTCACAGCGGCCTCTCTGAAGATGGAAAAGGACACAAACGGAACTATCACATTATCCGGTGAGCCGGTTGTCAAAAGTCGGTTGTAA
- a CDS encoding DUF4880 domain-containing protein, which yields MSLSRDERLEHAARWLVQAQDKPFTPEDRKMLEMWLEENPANRKAFEQMSDVWAHLGVLESVFAPEKNMPPGQC from the coding sequence TTGAGTTTATCACGGGATGAACGCCTGGAACATGCTGCACGTTGGCTGGTTCAGGCCCAGGATAAGCCCTTTACACCCGAAGACCGCAAAATGCTGGAGATGTGGCTGGAAGAAAACCCTGCCAACCGTAAAGCGTTTGAACAGATGAGTGATGTCTGGGCACATTTGGGCGTGCTGGAATCTGTTTTTGCACCCGAAAAAAATATGCCCCCCGGGCAGTGTTAA
- a CDS encoding ATP-binding protein — protein sequence MLIQLAQNYPVVTVTGPRQSGKTTLCRKVFPDKAYVNLEAPDLRQYALDDPRGFLNAYPDGAILDEIQRTPDLVSYIQTLVDEGPVPGKYILTGSQQFNVREALSQSLAGRTGILTLLPFDWNEISVFADPADTDAMLLNGFYPRLHHMRLKPHQVLADYFETYVQRDVRQLMQIRHQGLFEKFVRLCAGRTGQLLNLNSLGNETGISHTTAREWISILEASYIIFLLPPWHANISKRLVKTPKIYFWDVGLASYLLGLQEVRHISRDPLRGNLFENMVVADICKQYYHQGHRPGLCFFRDSTGNEVDLVVQRGDDLALVEIKSGQTVSRQFFKGLDRFKHIAPNRVRGGRLIYGGATPQPGLTGR from the coding sequence GTGTTAATACAACTGGCCCAAAACTATCCGGTTGTTACGGTAACCGGTCCCAGGCAAAGCGGAAAAACTACCTTATGCCGAAAGGTCTTTCCGGATAAAGCCTATGTTAATCTTGAGGCCCCGGATCTCCGGCAGTATGCCCTTGACGATCCCCGGGGATTTCTCAATGCTTACCCGGACGGGGCAATACTGGATGAAATCCAGCGGACACCGGACCTGGTCTCCTATATCCAGACCCTTGTGGACGAGGGTCCGGTTCCGGGCAAATATATCCTCACCGGGAGTCAGCAGTTCAATGTGCGGGAAGCTTTGAGCCAGTCTCTTGCAGGCCGGACAGGCATTTTGACCCTACTGCCCTTTGACTGGAACGAAATCAGTGTGTTTGCAGATCCAGCCGATACGGACGCCATGTTGCTCAATGGCTTTTATCCCAGACTCCATCACATGCGCCTTAAGCCGCACCAGGTGCTGGCAGATTATTTTGAAACCTATGTCCAGCGGGATGTCCGCCAGCTTATGCAGATCCGCCACCAGGGCCTGTTTGAAAAATTCGTGCGCCTGTGTGCCGGCCGCACCGGCCAACTGCTTAATCTTAACAGCCTGGGTAATGAAACCGGGATCTCCCATACAACAGCCAGGGAATGGATCTCTATTCTGGAGGCAAGCTATATCATTTTCCTGTTGCCGCCATGGCATGCCAATATATCCAAGCGTCTTGTAAAAACTCCGAAAATTTATTTCTGGGATGTGGGACTGGCCTCCTATCTTCTCGGGCTTCAAGAAGTGCGGCATATATCCCGGGATCCTTTGCGGGGCAACCTGTTTGAGAACATGGTGGTGGCCGATATTTGTAAACAATACTATCATCAGGGGCATCGGCCGGGGCTTTGTTTTTTCCGGGACAGCACGGGCAACGAAGTGGACTTAGTGGTGCAAAGAGGCGACGATTTGGCCCTGGTGGAAATCAAGTCAGGACAGACCGTCTCCAGGCAGTTTTTCAAAGGACTGGACAGATTCAAGCACATCGCCCCAAACCGCGTACGGGGGGGAAGATTGATATACGGCGGAGCAACCCCCCAGCCCGGTCTGACTGGCCGGTGA
- a CDS encoding FecR domain-containing protein has product MSLSRDDRLKHAARRLVQAQDKAFTSEDRKMLELWLEKDPANRKAFEQMSEVWEHLGVVEPVFTPEEKYDPRAVLTHQREAERKTPLNALFDLFFRPNKKLAAAFISLVILVLFCLPVLRTQFPEPVKIFHPYTTAAGEQKTVKLSDGSILQMNVSSSISVCMTKGCRRVQMNNGEVFFTVKPDPERPFEVHTSKGLVRVLGTAFNIKDRKGLVAVDVDHGKVQVQNAPKGPGDMRVRALTLLSGQGADIDSTGRLAPPRTSNIQQVLAWQHHQVVFKNTPLSNVLQELALYHKVNIKLALEDLGQKRVTGTFDMHNLEQTLRIIATAASLEMKKDTLETITLSGGVVVKNRS; this is encoded by the coding sequence TTGAGTTTATCACGGGATGATCGCTTGAAACATGCTGCACGCCGGCTGGTTCAGGCCCAAGACAAAGCCTTTACATCCGAAGACCGGAAAATGCTGGAGTTGTGGCTGGAAAAAGACCCTGCCAACCGTAAAGCATTTGAGCAGATGAGTGAGGTCTGGGAGCATTTAGGGGTGGTGGAACCTGTTTTTACACCCGAAGAAAAATATGATCCCCGGGCAGTGTTAACGCACCAGCGTGAAGCTGAAAGAAAAACACCCCTGAACGCTTTGTTTGACCTGTTTTTTAGACCAAATAAAAAATTGGCCGCAGCCTTTATCTCCCTGGTAATCCTGGTGCTTTTCTGCCTGCCGGTATTAAGAACACAATTCCCTGAACCGGTTAAAATATTTCATCCTTACACCACCGCCGCCGGAGAACAAAAAACCGTCAAGTTAAGCGATGGTTCCATTCTCCAAATGAATGTAAGCAGTTCTATTTCTGTGTGCATGACTAAGGGATGCAGGCGGGTTCAAATGAATAATGGCGAGGTTTTCTTTACCGTTAAGCCTGATCCGGAACGTCCCTTTGAAGTGCATACCTCCAAGGGGCTGGTACGTGTTCTGGGTACAGCTTTTAATATCAAAGACCGCAAAGGTCTGGTGGCTGTGGATGTGGATCATGGCAAAGTCCAGGTACAAAATGCACCCAAAGGCCCGGGAGATATGCGGGTCCGGGCGCTCACGCTGCTTTCCGGACAGGGAGCGGATATTGATTCAACCGGGCGTTTAGCCCCCCCACGCACATCAAATATTCAACAGGTTTTAGCCTGGCAGCACCATCAGGTTGTGTTTAAAAACACCCCGCTCAGCAATGTACTCCAGGAACTGGCACTTTACCACAAGGTCAATATAAAGCTGGCACTTGAAGATTTGGGGCAAAAAAGAGTAACCGGCACCTTTGATATGCATAATCTGGAGCAGACGCTTAGAATTATCGCCACAGCGGCTTCTTTAGAGATGAAAAAGGACACCCTCGAAACTATCACCCTATCCGGGGGCGTGGTTGTCAAAAACCGGTCGTAA